The following proteins are co-located in the Aquarana catesbeiana isolate 2022-GZ linkage group LG02, ASM4218655v1, whole genome shotgun sequence genome:
- the GJB2 gene encoding gap junction beta-2 protein: MDWGTLYEVIGGVNKHSTSIGKIWLSVLFIFRIMILVVAAESVWGDEQSDFTCNTLQPGCKNVCYDHHFPVSHIRLWCLQLIFVATPALLVAMHVAYLRHGKKRKLQKKMQSGKADKSDEKDLEDLREQKFRIEGTLWWTYTISILFRVLFEATFMYLFYFLYTGFHMQRLVKCDNWPCPNVVDCFISRPTEKTVFTIFMIIVSGICMVLNVAELCYLIIQASMRRARKNARKHTNHISGKEEKQNMLNEQKEQ, translated from the coding sequence ATGGATTGGGGAACTCTTTATGAAGTCATTGGAGGGGTCAACAAACATTCTACAAGCATTGGCAAGATATGGCTCTCTGTCCTGTTCATATTCCGAATTATGATTCTGGTGGTGGCTGCGGAGAGTGTCTGGGGTGACGAGCAGTCAGATTTCACCTGCAATACATTACAACCTGGGTGCAAAAATGTGTGCTATGACCACCACTTTCCAGTGTCTCACATCAGGCTTTGGTGCCTCCAACTCATCTTTGTGGCTACCCCAGCACTGTTGGTTGCCATGCACGTGGCTTACTTGAGacatgggaaaaaaagaaaactacaaaAAAAGATGCAGTCTGGTAAGGCTGATAAATCTGATGAGAAGGATTTGGAGGATTTAAGAGAGCAGAAATTTCGGATAGAAGGTACACTTTGGTGGACCTACACCATCAGCATCCTGTTTAGGGTGCTGTTTGAGGCTACTTTCATGTATCTCTTCTACTTCCTCTACACTGGCTTCCATATGCAACGTCTTGTCAAGTGTGACAACTGGCCTTGCCCGAATGTGGTCGATTGTTTTATTTCGAGGCCTACTGAAAAGACTGTATTTACCATCTTCATGATCATTGTGTCTGGCATTTGTATGGTCCTAAATGTGGCAGAGTTGTGCTATCTCATCATTCAGGCATCCATGAGAAGAGCCAGGAAGAATGCCAGGAAACACACCAACCACATAAGTGGCAAAGAAGAGAAGCAGAATATGCTAAATGAGCAGAAGGAACAATAA